A region of the Microcoleus sp. AS-A8 genome:
GGTTATACTGCCATTAAATCCGATGTAAACTTAAGAAATAAATTTAAAATAGTTATCAGTTATTAGTACTTGGCGCTACTAATCACGAATGATATAATGTCCGGTTGATTATCCTGAATAAAAGCATGTTTGTAGTAAGCGCTTCATAGCGCGCAATCAGAGAGGATTCGCATTCCTCACTACAAGCTTCCGCATAGTGTGTCTTAGCAGACATGATATGACTCAAAAGTGGCAGTTCGGCTTAACGAGCAGAAACGGGAGTCAAGAGAAAGGCACGAGATTCCCGTTGAGGTTTGGTTGAACCATTGACCAAAATCTGTCCAGCATCATTGATGGCTAGTGCTCCAACCAGTTCGTAGTTAGAGTTGGCAGGAATTAAGTCATTAAGGTTTCTCATTTTACCGTCGCTGTAGAGGAACGGTCGATCGCTTCCTGGGCGATCGCTTCTCGAATACTCGACGACTTGCCCTTTATTATTAATGCTGGTTGCGAAGCTGTCTGCGCGAGTGAGACTACCGAGGTCACGCATCTTTCCATTGGTATAAAGGAAGGCGTGAGTGCCTGCATTATTTTTGGTGGCTGCTTCACCAACAATTTGACCTTTGTTGTTTAGTGAGAGTATACAAGGGTTTGGCGCTAGTCGGTTCGGATAGAACAACTCCCAACAGCGCAAAAGTTGCTAGGACGAGGCTTGCGATCGCCTGATAAAAATGGCGGGGCTTCATTCAAATTCCCGGTGGTTGTGATAATACAGTTTCCGTAGACTTATCCACAGCCAACCCTGTTCCATCACTGTGAGGATTTCTGAGATAAGAAGCTTCTGATGTTGAGAGTTAGCACATGGAAATTAATCCGTGCGAACTCTCATTCAGTAGTATCCTCAACTCACTGCTACGGTACCAGCCACACTTTCACCTTTTTGTCATAACCCCCACTAACGAGAGTCTTTCCATTGGGACTGATAGCGACTGACTCAACATAAGATTCATGCCCGGAAAGGGTAGCGATTTCTAGTCCAGTGTGCGAGTCCCATAGTTTAATAGTTTTGTCATCACTTCCACTGGCGAGGATTTGGCCATCAGGGCTGAACGCCACTGCTGTCACCCTGTCGGTGTGACCCCCAAGTTTACGAATTTCTTTCTCAGTTTTCAAGTTCCACAGTTTAATGGTTTTATCACTACTGCCACTAGCAAGAATCTGACCATCCGGACTGAAGATGATCGAACGAATACAATTGTCATGACCCTTAAGGGTACGAAGTTTTTTCTCAGTTTTCCAATCCCATAGCTT
Encoded here:
- a CDS encoding DUF3466 family protein, coding for MRDLGSLTRADSFATSINNKGQVVEYSRSDRPGSDRPFLYSDGKMRNLNDLIPANSNYELVGALAINDAGQILVNGSTKPQRESRAFLLTPVSAR